Proteins from a genomic interval of Candidatus Rubidus massiliensis:
- the amn gene encoding AMP nucleosidase: MLENEDDLIAPEEGLIPFDDHEEKIALDTLERYSGCDANMYQPYLLLTNFPRYVQYFAQKRNVPIYEGSMFKVAHSPEEGVSILDFKIGSPAAALVVDLCAHLPVKATLLLGMCGGLRRHYAVGDYFVPIAGIRGEGTSDFYFPSEVPAMANFLVQKVVTNVLEKEQAHYHVGITHTTNKRFWEFNKEFKERLRASRAQAIEMECATLFMSSYYHKLPLGALLLISDLPLNAKGIKTKESSEKVYITHTSDHVEKGVLIMRAMDKALEGQAKGIFRGSRKRFEKKDI, translated from the coding sequence ATGTTAGAAAATGAAGACGACTTGATAGCACCTGAAGAGGGCTTAATTCCATTTGATGATCACGAAGAAAAAATAGCATTAGATACCTTAGAACGATACTCGGGTTGTGATGCTAATATGTATCAACCTTATCTGTTATTAACCAATTTTCCAAGATACGTGCAATACTTTGCGCAAAAAAGAAATGTGCCAATCTATGAAGGATCCATGTTTAAAGTAGCCCATTCTCCAGAAGAAGGGGTCAGTATTTTAGATTTTAAAATTGGATCGCCAGCTGCTGCCTTAGTCGTAGATTTGTGCGCTCATTTACCGGTAAAAGCAACCCTATTATTAGGTATGTGTGGAGGTCTTAGAAGGCATTATGCTGTAGGGGATTATTTTGTTCCCATTGCAGGCATTAGAGGAGAGGGGACATCTGACTTTTATTTTCCATCGGAAGTACCAGCTATGGCAAATTTTTTAGTGCAAAAAGTCGTGACAAATGTTTTAGAAAAAGAACAGGCACATTATCACGTAGGAATTACCCACACAACTAACAAACGTTTTTGGGAATTTAATAAAGAATTTAAAGAGCGTTTAAGAGCTTCTAGAGCCCAAGCTATTGAAATGGAATGTGCAACACTATTTATGTCTAGTTATTATCATAAACTGCCATTAGGTGCTCTATTGCTAATCTCAGATTTGCCTTTAAATGCTAAAGGGATTAAAACTAAAGAAAGCTCTGAAAAAGTATATATAACACATACATCTGATCACGTAGAAAAAGGTGTTTTGATTATGAGAGCTATGGATAAAGCCTTAGAAGGACAAGCAAAAGGAATTTTTAGAGGGAGCCGGAAAAGATTTGAAAAAAAAGATATTTAA
- the efp_1 gene encoding Elongation factor P gives MAQVSTNEFKAGVKVEVEGQPYTIVSNEFVKPGKGQAFNRVRLKHLMTNRVVEKTFKSGDKVDVADVVEAKMRMLYKENDGVNFMDDDTFEQVKVPLDSIGDNIQWLKDDLVYDIIFYKGNPVTVEPPTFLELVITETNPGDRGNTASGRVMKPAILETGAKIQVPIFIEQGEKIKVDTRTGEYVSRST, from the coding sequence ATGGCACAAGTAAGTACTAATGAATTTAAAGCCGGCGTTAAAGTTGAAGTTGAAGGACAACCTTATACAATTGTATCTAACGAATTTGTAAAACCGGGCAAAGGACAAGCTTTCAATCGCGTAAGATTAAAGCATTTGATGACTAATAGAGTCGTCGAAAAAACGTTCAAATCAGGCGATAAAGTTGATGTAGCAGATGTTGTGGAAGCAAAAATGAGAATGCTTTACAAAGAAAATGATGGTGTCAATTTCATGGATGATGACACTTTTGAACAAGTTAAAGTTCCACTAGACAGCATTGGCGACAATATTCAGTGGCTTAAAGACGACTTAGTTTATGATATTATATTTTATAAAGGCAATCCTGTAACGGTTGAACCACCTACATTTTTAGAATTAGTTATTACTGAAACAAATCCAGGTGATAGAGGAAATACAGCTTCCGGACGTGTTATGAAACCTGCTATTTTAGAAACTGGCGCAAAAATTCAAGTCCCTATTTTTATTGAACAAGGGGAAAAAATTAAGGTTGATACAAGAACTGGAGAGTATGTTTCTAGAAGTACCTAA